A portion of the Pseudoxanthomonas sp. JBR18 genome contains these proteins:
- a CDS encoding ShlB/FhaC/HecB family hemolysin secretion/activation protein — MLAVSTGQALAQQANDPAAQEILRQQERERQLREQQESRPDVRLERPADDGVERLPADETPCFPIARIALSGAQADDFRWSLKAADPKADPATGRCLGTAGINLVMKRVQNALIERGYVTSRVLAAPQDLKQGTLTLTLVPGRVHATRFVDLAAAHTTLANTLPVRPGELLNLRDIEQGLENLQRVPTVSADIKIEPAEGAETGPGQSDLAIAWQQRSRLRASLSLDDAGSKATGKLQANGTASLDNPLGVSDLFYISLGKGVFNAAGKETDSWTAHYDVPYGYWLFGLTGSAYDYHQAVAGAIESYEYSGRSRNAEVRIDRLLFRNATIKFGVYARGWWKQSKNFIDDTEIEVQRRRTAGWELGLTHRQFLGSTTLDAGLTYRRGTGAFQALHSPEELAHDFDPQIPLQGTSRLKLITADAQVTVPFQLGQQRLRYTAGWRAQWNRTPLTPQDRFAIGGRYTVRGFDGELSLSGDRGWLLRNDLSVALGGGFEAYLGADYGHIGGPSAQYQAGDALAGMAIGLRGGWQHVSMDVFAGAPLNKPNNFSTAYTTAGFSLSWRY, encoded by the coding sequence CTGCTTGCGGTTTCGACTGGGCAAGCACTGGCACAGCAGGCGAATGATCCAGCTGCGCAGGAGATCCTTCGGCAGCAGGAGCGCGAGCGACAGCTTCGTGAGCAGCAGGAGTCACGTCCGGACGTGCGCCTTGAGCGCCCAGCGGACGATGGCGTCGAACGGCTGCCTGCTGACGAGACGCCGTGCTTCCCGATCGCGCGCATCGCGCTGAGCGGCGCGCAAGCCGATGACTTTCGCTGGTCGCTGAAGGCGGCCGATCCGAAGGCCGATCCGGCCACCGGGCGCTGCCTGGGGACTGCCGGCATCAATCTGGTCATGAAGCGCGTGCAGAACGCGCTGATCGAGCGGGGCTATGTCACCAGTCGCGTGCTGGCCGCTCCGCAGGACCTCAAGCAGGGGACCTTGACGCTCACGTTGGTGCCGGGGCGCGTCCATGCGACCCGCTTCGTCGACCTTGCGGCGGCACATACGACGCTCGCCAACACGCTGCCGGTCCGTCCAGGAGAGCTGTTGAACCTGCGCGACATCGAGCAGGGCCTGGAAAACCTGCAGCGCGTGCCGACGGTCAGCGCCGATATCAAGATCGAACCTGCCGAAGGCGCAGAGACAGGCCCGGGGCAGAGCGATCTGGCCATCGCCTGGCAGCAGCGTTCGCGCCTGCGCGCAAGCCTCAGCTTGGACGATGCCGGGAGCAAGGCGACCGGCAAGCTGCAGGCCAATGGCACTGCGTCCCTGGACAACCCGCTCGGCGTCAGCGACCTGTTCTACATCAGCCTTGGCAAGGGTGTCTTCAATGCTGCGGGCAAGGAGACCGACAGCTGGACGGCTCACTACGATGTGCCTTACGGCTACTGGTTGTTCGGCCTGACCGGGAGTGCTTACGACTACCACCAGGCCGTCGCCGGTGCGATCGAGAGCTATGAATACAGTGGTCGCAGCCGAAATGCCGAAGTGCGCATCGATCGTCTGCTGTTTCGCAATGCCACCATCAAGTTTGGCGTCTATGCACGCGGATGGTGGAAGCAGTCCAAGAACTTCATCGACGACACCGAGATCGAGGTACAGCGTCGCCGGACCGCGGGCTGGGAGCTGGGGCTCACCCATCGGCAGTTCCTGGGCTCGACCACGCTGGACGCGGGACTAACGTACCGGCGCGGCACTGGCGCTTTCCAGGCGCTGCACTCGCCCGAGGAACTCGCGCATGACTTCGACCCGCAGATTCCTTTGCAAGGCACCTCGCGCCTGAAGCTGATCACCGCCGACGCACAGGTGACCGTCCCGTTCCAGCTGGGGCAACAGCGTCTGCGCTACACCGCGGGCTGGCGCGCGCAATGGAATCGCACCCCTCTGACTCCCCAGGACCGTTTCGCGATCGGTGGGCGCTACACGGTCCGTGGCTTCGACGGTGAGCTCTCATTGAGCGGCGATCGGGGTTGGCTGCTGCGCAACGACCTCAGCGTGGCGCTAGGTGGGGGTTTCGAGGCGTATCTCGGCGCGGACTACGGTCACATCGGCGGCCCATCTGCGCAATACCAGGCCGGTGATGCGCTGGCTGGCATGGCCATCGGCTTGCGCGGCGGTTGGCAGCACGTCTCGATGGACGTGTTCGCCGGCGCACCTCTGAACAAGCCCAACAACTTCTCGACGGCCTATACGACCGCCGGCTTCAGCCTGTCGTGGCGCTACTGA